A part of Gemmobacter sp. 24YEA27 genomic DNA contains:
- a CDS encoding potassium transporter Kup, which yields MQNIALTAAPEKPQDTPHAIPGEGHSARKPAMAALTLGVLGVVYGDIGTSPLYALREAMVASGATRGHVPAENIFGVISLIIWTLTLIVSVKYVGILLRADNDGEGGTLSLLALAQRALGQMRGRRALVLVVLGILGAALFSGDAVITPAVSVLSAVEGLKLIAPGTAPFVEPVAMAVIVLLFWVQKHGTDFVSRFFGPVMLLWFLVLAAGGLWRLCEAPEVLSALSPHHALQFLLAHQGVALAVLGSVFLAVTGAEALYADMGHFGARPIRIGWFYLTFPALVLNYLGQGAELLTRPEALESPFYLMFPPQLLVPMVVLAMLATVIASQAVITGAFSLAQQAIQLRLSPRLKIRQTSEEQQGQIYLPLINGLLMFGVLALVLTFGSSSALAAAYGISVSGAMLVTSLLAMVVVRWHWRWPVIAILAVMGPLVALEVVFFGSNLIKVADGGYVPLALAGALLVVMLIWRRGTAIVQAKDAEGQLPLAALVTRLGSDRIAKVPGTAVFLTASPENAPVALLHSLKHFRALHEQNIILSIVTRDLPRLSDETRLRYEEIAPGFRRIILQYGYAEEPDVPRALMLARQKGLKFDIMATSFILSRRSLRPSVRPRMPMWQARLFIWMSRNAASAQDYFRIPAGRVVEIGTQVSL from the coding sequence ATGCAGAATATTGCGCTGACCGCCGCGCCGGAAAAACCGCAGGACACACCGCATGCCATCCCTGGCGAAGGGCACAGTGCCCGAAAACCCGCCATGGCGGCGCTCACGCTTGGGGTGCTGGGCGTGGTTTATGGCGATATCGGCACCTCGCCGCTTTATGCGCTGCGCGAGGCGATGGTGGCGAGCGGCGCCACAAGGGGTCATGTGCCGGCTGAGAACATCTTCGGGGTGATCTCGCTGATCATCTGGACGCTGACGCTGATCGTGTCGGTGAAATATGTCGGCATCCTTTTGCGCGCCGATAATGACGGCGAGGGCGGCACGTTGTCGCTGCTGGCGCTTGCGCAGCGCGCGCTTGGCCAGATGCGCGGCCGCAGAGCGCTGGTTCTGGTGGTGCTCGGTATCCTCGGCGCCGCGCTCTTTTCCGGTGATGCCGTGATCACGCCGGCGGTCTCGGTCCTGTCCGCGGTCGAAGGGCTGAAGCTGATCGCACCTGGTACAGCGCCCTTTGTCGAGCCGGTCGCCATGGCGGTGATCGTCCTGCTGTTCTGGGTGCAAAAACACGGCACCGATTTTGTGTCGCGCTTTTTCGGCCCCGTCATGCTTTTGTGGTTTCTGGTGCTGGCGGCGGGCGGGCTCTGGCGGCTTTGCGAAGCGCCTGAGGTTCTCTCTGCCCTGTCGCCACATCACGCTTTGCAGTTCCTGCTGGCGCATCAGGGCGTGGCGCTGGCGGTGCTGGGGTCGGTCTTTCTGGCTGTCACCGGGGCCGAGGCGCTTTACGCCGATATGGGCCATTTCGGCGCCAGACCCATCCGGATCGGCTGGTTTTACCTCACCTTCCCGGCTTTGGTGCTGAATTACCTCGGCCAGGGTGCCGAACTTCTGACCCGCCCCGAAGCGCTGGAAAGCCCGTTCTACCTTATGTTCCCGCCGCAGCTGCTGGTGCCGATGGTGGTGCTGGCGATGCTTGCAACTGTGATCGCCTCGCAGGCGGTGATCACTGGTGCGTTTTCCCTGGCGCAGCAGGCGATCCAGCTCAGGCTTTCGCCGCGGCTGAAGATCCGCCAGACCTCCGAGGAACAGCAGGGCCAGATCTACCTGCCGCTGATCAACGGGCTTTTGATGTTCGGGGTGCTGGCGCTGGTGCTGACCTTTGGCAGCTCCTCGGCGCTGGCGGCGGCTTACGGGATCTCAGTCTCGGGGGCGATGCTGGTGACCTCGCTTCTGGCAATGGTGGTGGTGCGCTGGCACTGGCGCTGGCCGGTGATCGCGATCCTCGCCGTGATGGGCCCGCTGGTCGCGCTGGAAGTGGTTTTCTTTGGCTCGAACCTGATAAAGGTGGCGGATGGGGGTTATGTGCCGCTGGCGCTGGCCGGAGCCTTGCTGGTCGTCATGCTGATCTGGCGGCGCGGCACTGCCATTGTCCAGGCGAAAGATGCCGAGGGGCAATTGCCGCTGGCGGCGCTGGTGACCAGGCTGGGCAGTGACCGCATCGCGAAGGTTCCGGGCACCGCCGTCTTCCTGACCGCCTCGCCCGAAAACGCGCCGGTTGCGCTTTTGCACAGTCTGAAACATTTCCGGGCGCTGCATGAGCAGAATATCATCCTCTCGATCGTCACCCGCGATCTGCCCCGGCTGAGCGATGAGACCAGGCTGAGATATGAAGAGATCGCCCCGGGCTTTCGCCGCATCATCCTGCAATATGGCTATGCCGAAGAGCCGGATGTGCCGCGCGCCCTGATGCTGGCGCGGCAAAAGGGGCTGAAATTCGACATCATGGCGACCTCCTTCATCCTGTCGCGCCGCAGCCTGCGCCCGTCTGTGCGGCCCCGGATGCCGATGTGGCAGGCCCGGCTTTTCATCTGGATGTCGCGCAATGCCGCCAGTGCCCAGGACTATTTCCGCATTCCCGCCGGGCGTGTGGTCGAGATCGGCACCCAGGTGAGCCTCTGA
- a CDS encoding response regulator, giving the protein MRLLIVEDDDLLRDGLSVGLRLAGFSPDAVGSVADARAALTAGNFEAMVLDLMLPDGSGLELLREMRATESDLPVLLLTARDRLEDKVAGLDAGADDYLGKPFELDELAARLRAILRRRQGRAESHLSWNGFVLDPARMRGIIAGREVIFPNREFTLIQALMERPGAILGKSFLEDRLYGWQEEVGSNTVEVHIHKLRTKLGADFIETVRGAGYRLAPEGEV; this is encoded by the coding sequence ATGCGGCTCTTGATTGTCGAGGATGACGACCTTTTGCGCGACGGGCTCAGCGTCGGGCTGCGGCTGGCCGGGTTCTCGCCCGATGCCGTAGGGTCGGTGGCAGATGCCAGGGCGGCGCTGACGGCAGGAAATTTCGAAGCGATGGTGCTGGATCTGATGCTGCCGGATGGCTCCGGTCTCGAACTGCTGCGCGAAATGCGCGCGACGGAAAGCGATCTGCCGGTCCTTTTGCTGACCGCGCGCGATCGGCTGGAGGATAAGGTCGCGGGCCTTGATGCCGGCGCCGATGATTACCTTGGCAAACCGTTCGAGCTGGACGAGCTTGCGGCGCGGCTGCGCGCGATTCTGAGGCGTCGCCAGGGCCGGGCGGAAAGTCATCTCAGCTGGAACGGGTTTGTGCTTGACCCGGCCCGGATGCGCGGCATCATCGCCGGGCGCGAGGTGATCTTTCCCAATCGCGAATTCACCCTGATCCAGGCATTGATGGAACGCCCCGGCGCGATCCTTGGAAAATCCTTCCTCGAAGACCGGCTTTATGGCTGGCAGGAAGAGGTCGGCTCGAACACGGTCGAAGTGCATATCCATAAACTCCGCACCAAACTCGGCGCCGATTTCATCGAGACAGTGCGGGGCGCCGGATACCGGCTGGCCCCCGAGGGCGAGGTATGA
- a CDS encoding sensor histidine kinase N-terminal domain-containing protein, translated as MSSIRMRLFLILLAATGAVWLSAVVWIQYTTRTEVNHVLDRRLQESAHMVASLIARNGGVVGEAVEMLAHPRPHILPDDGPEGYSHELICQVWGFDGRLKSESDGAPKTRLADDAAGFSEREVDGETWRVYSHIDPEMGVRVMVGDALSMRERLVRGVILGLLVPALAILPVLAALIWFAVGRGLAPLDRLARG; from the coding sequence ATGTCGTCGATCCGGATGCGGCTCTTCCTGATCCTGCTGGCGGCGACCGGGGCGGTCTGGCTCTCGGCGGTGGTCTGGATCCAGTATACCACCCGCACCGAGGTCAATCATGTGCTGGACCGGCGCCTTCAGGAATCGGCGCATATGGTGGCCTCGCTGATCGCGCGCAATGGCGGCGTTGTAGGGGAGGCCGTGGAAATGCTGGCCCATCCCCGTCCGCATATTCTGCCCGATGATGGCCCCGAGGGCTATTCACATGAGCTGATCTGCCAGGTCTGGGGCTTTGACGGCCGGCTGAAGAGCGAATCCGATGGCGCGCCGAAGACCCGGCTTGCCGATGATGCGGCCGGGTTCTCCGAACGTGAGGTCGATGGCGAGACCTGGCGCGTCTATTCCCATATCGACCCCGAGATGGGCGTCCGCGTCATGGTCGGCGATGCGCTTTCGATGCGCGAGCGGCTGGTACGTGGGGTGATCCTTGGCCTTCTGGTGCCGGCTCTGGCCATTCTTCCGGTGCTGGCGGCGCTGATCTGGTTCGCGGTCGGGCGCGGCCTTGCGCCGCTTGACCGGCTGGCGCGGGGCTGA
- a CDS encoding ATP-binding protein, producing MVTALNGLFRRVEAAREHERSFTAFAAHELKTPLAGLKTQAQVAVIAPDEATRNRALAQISTGVARTDRMVRQLLDMTAAENADGSGPDQDGARLLADLAEGLQGLAAQRGVALEIRGATGLWHTAHAMLLAPALRNLIENAILASPAGGMVEAGLARAGNEVRFTVLDRGPGIPDADRAHVTERFWRGASSPSGQGSGLGLAIVAAVMERMGGRLSLSAREGGGERAELILPA from the coding sequence ATGGTTACCGCCCTGAACGGGCTTTTTCGCCGGGTCGAGGCCGCGCGCGAACACGAGCGCAGCTTTACCGCCTTTGCCGCACATGAGCTTAAGACGCCGCTTGCCGGGCTGAAAACCCAGGCCCAGGTCGCGGTGATCGCCCCTGATGAGGCGACACGCAACCGCGCACTGGCGCAGATCTCGACCGGGGTGGCCAGAACCGACCGTATGGTGCGCCAGCTTCTCGACATGACAGCCGCAGAGAATGCCGATGGCAGCGGCCCGGATCAGGATGGCGCGCGGCTCCTTGCCGACCTGGCCGAGGGCCTGCAGGGGCTGGCGGCCCAACGCGGCGTGGCGCTTGAGATCCGGGGCGCAACCGGGCTCTGGCATACGGCGCATGCGATGCTGCTGGCGCCCGCTTTGCGCAATCTGATCGAGAATGCGATCCTTGCCTCACCTGCCGGTGGCATGGTCGAGGCAGGTCTTGCGCGCGCGGGTAATGAGGTGCGCTTCACCGTGCTGGATCGTGGCCCCGGCATCCCTGACGCCGACCGCGCCCATGTGACGGAACGGTTCTGGCGCGGCGCGTCCAGCCCTTCGGGCCAGGGCAGCGGGCTGGGCCTGGCCATCGTCGCGGCGGTGATGGAACGGATGGGCGGCAGATTGTCTCTCTCGGCCCGGGAGGGCGGCGGTGAGCGGGCAGAGTTGATCCTGCCCGCCTGA
- a CDS encoding L,D-transpeptidase family protein, giving the protein MSTNPTRRRALLTAAAGLTALAAPGLLRAETQALPAYPRHNSSGFQMQDWRDHFDSLGSGVIVADFGSRALHYWSGNGQDYRLFPTSVPLTEELTKRGYTEVVRKRVGPDWTPTADMRRRDPSLPAYLPPGKDNPLGTHAMYLSWPAYLIHGTHDTRKIGRPSSSGCVGLYNEHIEQLFAVVPVGTRVRII; this is encoded by the coding sequence ATGAGCACCAACCCCACCCGCCGCCGCGCCCTGCTGACCGCCGCCGCCGGGCTCACCGCCCTGGCGGCGCCCGGGCTTTTGCGCGCCGAAACCCAGGCGCTGCCGGCCTATCCGAGGCACAATTCCTCGGGCTTTCAGATGCAGGACTGGCGTGACCATTTCGACAGTCTCGGCTCGGGTGTCATCGTCGCGGATTTCGGCTCGCGTGCGCTGCATTACTGGTCGGGGAATGGCCAGGATTACCGGCTGTTTCCGACCTCGGTGCCTCTGACCGAAGAGCTGACGAAGCGCGGCTATACCGAGGTCGTGCGCAAACGTGTCGGGCCGGACTGGACGCCAACCGCCGATATGCGCCGCCGCGACCCCTCGCTGCCGGCCTATCTGCCGCCGGGCAAGGACAATCCGCTGGGCACCCATGCGATGTATCTCAGCTGGCCTGCCTATCTGATCCACGGCACCCATGACACCCGCAAGATCGGGCGGCCGTCCTCTTCGGGCTGCGTCGGGCTTTACAATGAGCATATCGAACAGCTTTTTGCCGTGGTGCCGGTGGGAACCCGCGTGCGGATCATCTGA
- a CDS encoding L,D-transpeptidase, which translates to MPNLSSAALLALSLFAIAACVPVEPIPVDPVAAAAAAEAKAEAERAEAQKRIAFAPVSGDVAAMYAAREDGGQIIAGIDPAKMNPDHVRRVVEFQTSEVPGTIIVDQGARALYFLMPEGKALRYAVGVGPDAMRFDGGDAVIDRKQSWPRWIPTADMVKRNPGRYLKYKDGVPGGISNPLGARALYMQKDGRDTYYRVHGTNDPTSVGRAVSAGCIRMLNQDVIDLHARVTIGAKIVVR; encoded by the coding sequence ATGCCGAACCTGTCCAGCGCCGCCTTGCTTGCGCTGTCGCTTTTTGCCATTGCCGCCTGTGTGCCGGTGGAGCCGATCCCTGTCGATCCCGTTGCCGCTGCTGCCGCCGCTGAAGCAAAGGCCGAAGCTGAACGGGCCGAGGCGCAAAAGCGCATCGCCTTTGCGCCGGTCAGCGGTGATGTCGCCGCGATGTATGCCGCGCGTGAAGATGGCGGCCAGATCATTGCCGGCATCGACCCTGCAAAGATGAACCCGGATCATGTCCGCCGCGTGGTCGAATTCCAGACCAGTGAGGTCCCTGGCACCATCATCGTCGATCAGGGCGCGCGCGCGCTTTATTTCCTGATGCCCGAGGGCAAGGCGCTGCGCTATGCTGTCGGTGTTGGCCCCGATGCGATGCGGTTTGATGGCGGTGATGCGGTGATCGACCGCAAACAGTCCTGGCCGCGCTGGATTCCGACCGCTGATATGGTCAAGCGCAATCCGGGCCGTTACCTGAAATATAAGGACGGGGTGCCCGGCGGCATTTCGAACCCGCTCGGCGCGCGGGCGCTTTATATGCAAAAGGACGGGCGCGACACCTATTACCGGGTGCATGGCACCAATGATCCGACCTCGGTGGGGCGCGCGGTTTCTGCCGGTTGCATCCGTATGCTGAACCAGGACGTCATTGATCTTCACGCCAGAGTGACCATCGGCGCCAAAATCGTGGTGCGCTGA
- a CDS encoding DMT family transporter: MQIPTEPNRFALPGLLLGGVLIGCSPIWVRLSETGSVSTAFWRLALALIPLALMAGGGRSGGAGRPKTLRDRVEISLPGVILGAELVAWHISLHLTSVANSTLLVNMAPVFVALFAWIVLKKPPGRLFALALAVTIVGVVVLKGGPEALRGGDLRGDGIAIFAAMLYAAYILMLGRARQRFATGVIMLWSTAAAAIAVFPFALITDPSLIPLTLAGWGVLVGLSWISQAGGQSLIAWALAFLPATFSSLTLLLQPVIAALLAWAVLDEALTLSQALGGVIVLCGIWIARAAQMRQA, from the coding sequence ATGCAAATCCCCACCGAACCGAACCGCTTTGCCCTGCCGGGGCTGCTTTTGGGGGGCGTGCTGATCGGCTGCTCGCCGATCTGGGTGCGGCTGTCCGAGACCGGCTCGGTCTCGACCGCCTTCTGGCGACTGGCGCTGGCGCTGATCCCGCTCGCGCTTATGGCGGGCGGGGGCCGGTCAGGCGGTGCAGGGCGGCCGAAAACCCTGCGTGACCGGGTCGAGATCAGCCTGCCCGGCGTGATCCTTGGCGCCGAACTGGTGGCCTGGCATATCTCGCTGCATCTGACGTCGGTCGCGAATTCGACGCTCCTGGTGAATATGGCGCCGGTTTTCGTGGCGCTTTTCGCCTGGATCGTGCTGAAAAAACCGCCGGGGCGGCTGTTTGCCCTGGCGCTGGCAGTCACGATTGTCGGGGTTGTCGTGCTCAAGGGCGGGCCGGAGGCTTTGCGCGGTGGCGATCTCAGGGGCGATGGTATCGCGATTTTCGCCGCCATGCTGTACGCCGCCTATATCCTGATGCTTGGCCGGGCGCGGCAGCGCTTCGCCACCGGCGTGATCATGCTCTGGAGCACCGCAGCCGCCGCGATCGCCGTCTTCCCCTTCGCGCTGATCACCGACCCGAGCCTGATCCCCCTGACGCTTGCGGGCTGGGGCGTGCTGGTCGGCCTGTCCTGGATCAGCCAGGCCGGCGGCCAGAGCCTGATCGCCTGGGCACTGGCCTTTCTTCCGGCGACCTTTTCCTCGCTGACGCTTTTGCTCCAGCCGGTCATTGCCGCGCTGCTGGCCTGGGCGGTGCTGGATGAGGCCCTGACCCTGAGCCAGGCCCTTGGCGGGGTGATCGTGCTTTGTGGCATATGGATCGCACGTGCCGCCCAGATGCGACAGGCCTGA
- a CDS encoding ABC transporter permease subunit: protein MSDAPHPAPPGLIRRWLSRPGPAPEPAKRVQFDQPLLPWLFLAPQLAVIFVFFYWPSVQAITSSFYIEDPFGFGSTFVGIDNYKDALGAREYQRIAGFTALFTVLVTVFSLGLGLLFAVKADKVIRGRTSYRTALIAVYAIAPPVAGLMGMMLFDQHIGPFVRLAAWFGYDMRVGINYWDTAFAMILVSVWKQVPYNFIFFLSGLQSIPASVREASVIDCRNGFTRFRTAILPLLAPTAFFLLIINITYALFDTFAVIDVMVKDKPANNPMTLVYKVYNDGFRGNDIGGSAAQSVILMGVVLVLTLIQFRWLERRVHYG from the coding sequence ATGAGTGACGCCCCCCATCCCGCGCCCCCCGGTCTGATCCGGCGCTGGCTGAGCCGCCCCGGCCCCGCGCCCGAACCCGCAAAGCGCGTGCAATTCGACCAGCCGCTTTTGCCCTGGCTGTTCCTCGCGCCGCAGCTCGCGGTGATTTTCGTGTTTTTCTACTGGCCTTCGGTCCAGGCGATCACCTCGTCTTTCTATATCGAGGACCCGTTCGGGTTCGGCTCAACCTTTGTCGGTATCGACAATTACAAGGACGCGCTCGGCGCGCGCGAATATCAGCGGATCGCCGGTTTTACCGCGCTCTTCACCGTATTGGTGACGGTATTCTCGCTGGGCCTCGGGCTTCTCTTCGCGGTCAAGGCCGACAAGGTGATCCGGGGTCGCACCAGCTACCGCACCGCGCTGATCGCGGTATATGCGATCGCGCCGCCGGTGGCCGGGCTGATGGGGATGATGCTGTTTGATCAGCATATCGGGCCTTTCGTGCGCCTTGCGGCCTGGTTCGGCTATGACATGAGGGTGGGCATCAATTACTGGGATACCGCCTTCGCGATGATCCTGGTTTCCGTGTGGAAACAGGTGCCCTACAACTTCATCTTCTTCCTCTCGGGCCTGCAAAGCATCCCGGCCAGCGTGCGCGAAGCCTCGGTGATCGATTGCCGCAACGGCTTTACCCGGTTCCGCACCGCGATCCTGCCATTGCTGGCGCCGACGGCGTTTTTCCTCCTGATCATCAACATCACCTATGCGCTGTTCGACACTTTCGCGGTGATCGATGTGATGGTGAAGGACAAGCCGGCGAACAACCCGATGACGCTGGTCTACAAGGTCTATAATGACGGCTTTCGCGGCAATGATATCGGCGGATCAGCGGCGCAATCGGTGATCCTCATGGGGGTCGTGCTGGTGCTGACACTGATCCAGTTCCGCTGGCTGGAACGCCGCGTGCATTACGGGTGA
- a CDS encoding ABC transporter permease subunit, with protein sequence MNRIKPFDHIILILGTLFMCVPVLVALMTSTHSAVDIHMNGLYLTPGDNGIKTYQTVLTRQGGFTGQVTGLTMLMNSLILGIGFAVGKIVLSMAAAYALVYFRFRFATFLFWIIFTTLLLPLEVRIMPSYQVMSSLGLLNSYTGLIVPLLASATGTFYFRQFFKSVPDELLEAARIDGAGPWKFLIDILIPLSKTMMAAIFIIMFVYGWNQYLWPMLMTTEERFFTLMRGIKQILQVWIGSQIPDYNEAFALAVLALLPPVIVVVVFQRWFIRGLTESDK encoded by the coding sequence ATGAACCGGATCAAACCCTTCGACCACATCATCCTCATCCTCGGCACACTTTTCATGTGCGTGCCGGTGCTGGTTGCGCTGATGACATCGACCCATTCGGCGGTCGATATCCATATGAACGGCCTCTACCTCACCCCGGGCGATAACGGGATCAAGACCTATCAGACCGTGCTGACCCGGCAGGGCGGCTTTACCGGCCAGGTGACTGGCCTGACGATGCTGATGAATTCGCTGATCCTCGGGATCGGGTTCGCGGTGGGCAAGATCGTGCTCTCGATGGCCGCCGCTTACGCCCTGGTCTATTTCCGCTTTCGGTTTGCGACTTTCCTCTTCTGGATCATCTTCACGACGCTTCTCCTGCCGCTGGAGGTCCGGATCATGCCGTCCTACCAGGTCATGTCCTCGCTGGGGCTTCTGAACAGCTATACCGGGCTGATCGTGCCGCTGCTGGCCTCGGCCACCGGCACGTTCTACTTCCGCCAGTTCTTCAAATCCGTCCCGGATGAGCTTTTGGAGGCTGCGCGGATCGATGGCGCAGGCCCGTGGAAATTCCTGATCGATATTCTGATCCCCCTGTCGAAAACCATGATGGCGGCGATCTTCATCATCATGTTCGTCTATGGCTGGAACCAGTATCTCTGGCCGATGCTGATGACGACCGAGGAACGGTTCTTCACCCTGATGCGCGGCATCAAGCAGATCCTCCAGGTCTGGATCGGCTCCCAGATCCCCGATTACAACGAAGCCTTCGCCCTTGCCGTTCTGGCCCTGCTGCCGCCCGTGATCGTGGTGGTGGTGTTCCAGCGCTGGTTCATCAGGGGCCTGACGGAAAGCGATAAATAA
- the ugpC gene encoding sn-glycerol-3-phosphate ABC transporter ATP-binding protein UgpC codes for MASITITDVSKTYPGAKAPSVSGISLAIRDGELIVLVGPSGCGKSTLLRMVAGLEDISGGEVKIGDRMVNRIDPADRDIAMVFQNYALYPHMTVRENMAYGLKNRRTPGPEIEARVAEAARMLELGPYLDRKPRALSGGQRQRVAMGRAVVRQPSAFLFDEPLSNLDAKLRVTMRGEIRRLQKRLGTTSLYVTHDQLEAMTLADRLVVLNEGRIEQVGAPLDIYLRPASTFVASFIGAPAMNLLDAELDGARLRLGTSVIELGQLPGAKGAVTLGIRAEDLVPSATGLPFRTDFIEELGAQRLVHGHIDRQPLVLTLDPAMQIDSEMRLSVASAKLHLFETSTGKRIATAARSGLAVPQTA; via the coding sequence ATGGCCTCGATCACAATCACCGACGTCTCGAAAACCTATCCGGGGGCGAAAGCGCCATCGGTATCGGGCATCAGTCTTGCGATCCGGGATGGCGAGCTTATCGTGCTGGTCGGCCCGTCGGGCTGCGGCAAATCCACCTTGCTGCGCATGGTGGCGGGGCTGGAAGATATCTCGGGCGGCGAGGTGAAGATCGGGGATCGCATGGTGAACCGCATCGATCCCGCCGACCGCGATATCGCGATGGTGTTCCAGAATTACGCGCTCTACCCGCATATGACGGTGCGCGAGAATATGGCTTACGGGCTGAAGAACCGCCGCACGCCGGGGCCCGAGATCGAGGCCCGTGTCGCTGAGGCCGCGCGTATGCTGGAGCTCGGCCCCTATCTCGACCGCAAGCCCCGCGCGCTTTCGGGCGGACAGCGCCAGCGCGTCGCGATGGGCCGCGCGGTGGTGCGCCAGCCCTCGGCCTTCCTCTTTGACGAGCCGCTGTCGAACCTCGATGCGAAACTGCGGGTGACGATGCGCGGCGAGATCCGGCGGCTGCAAAAGCGGCTTGGCACCACCTCGCTTTACGTGACGCATGACCAGCTGGAAGCCATGACGCTTGCCGACCGGCTGGTGGTGCTGAACGAGGGCAGGATCGAACAGGTCGGTGCGCCGCTGGACATCTATCTGCGCCCGGCCTCGACCTTTGTCGCCTCTTTCATCGGTGCGCCGGCGATGAACCTGCTCGACGCGGAGCTCGACGGCGCACGGCTGCGCCTTGGCACTTCGGTGATCGAGCTGGGGCAGCTGCCGGGCGCGAAAGGTGCCGTGACGTTGGGGATCCGCGCCGAAGATCTGGTGCCATCGGCCACTGGCCTGCCCTTCCGCACAGATTTCATCGAAGAGCTGGGCGCGCAGCGTCTGGTGCATGGCCATATTGACCGCCAGCCGCTGGTGCTGACGCTTGATCCAGCCATGCAGATCGACAGCGAGATGCGGCTTTCGGTAGCTTCGGCAAAGCTGCATCTGTTCGAGACCAGCACCGGCAAACGCATCGCCACAGCCGCCCGCTCCGGCCTTGCGGTGCCCCAGACGGCGTGA
- a CDS encoding TetR family transcriptional regulator has translation MSREERREQIMNAVVELVAQEGLAAATVRRIACQLQCSPGQIHHHFDSAEALRAEAVREVWSRLEPQLVAALRKLSPRERLITVLSGCKTQILGEDDPLLRVAERLWNEAWETRRDSAVRAAIVEGVCKMRNEVCASLAEGVAAEDFPEDLDVNRMSLLLIAASQGFDFLEEVGIEQELGTDKRGYMIEVMRREGL, from the coding sequence ATGTCGCGCGAGGAACGGCGTGAGCAGATCATGAATGCTGTGGTCGAACTGGTTGCGCAGGAAGGGCTTGCGGCGGCGACGGTGCGCCGCATCGCCTGCCAGCTGCAATGTTCGCCCGGCCAGATCCACCACCATTTCGATTCGGCCGAAGCCCTGCGCGCCGAGGCCGTGCGCGAGGTCTGGAGCCGGCTGGAGCCGCAACTCGTCGCGGCCTTGCGCAAGTTATCGCCACGCGAAAGGCTGATCACGGTGCTTTCGGGCTGCAAGACGCAGATCCTGGGCGAGGATGATCCGCTGCTTCGGGTCGCCGAACGGCTCTGGAACGAGGCCTGGGAAACGCGTCGCGATTCCGCCGTTCGGGCCGCGATTGTCGAAGGCGTCTGCAAAATGCGCAACGAAGTCTGCGCCAGCCTGGCAGAAGGGGTGGCGGCAGAGGATTTCCCCGAAGATCTCGACGTGAACCGGATGTCGCTTTTGCTGATCGCCGCCTCTCAGGGCTTTGACTTCCTGGAAGAGGTCGGGATCGAGCAAGAGCTTGGCACCGATAAGCGCGGCTATATGATTGAGGTTATGCGCCGCGAGGGTCTTTGA